ATGTTCGGTTGTCGTCGTTGGAGTCCGTGTTCATGTTGAAACAGTTTTGAATTGTTTTCGTTTGCTTCAGAAGTTTTTTTTATTGCACGTTAGTATTTGTGTTTTGATTTTATACACATTTCTTAGTACCCTTCGCTATTGATTTTATTAGACCCTTTAATTTGTGCTTAGATTTTGTTTAACTTTCTATTTGggtattattattttgttttgcACCTAAAGTATATAAAATGGATTATGCAGTCTTATGCATTGAAGAATGAAGTCCTTTGATGGACACTTTACATGATTCACTAAATCATAAGCGAAACCATATGTCTTAGTAATTGGTAATAACAGAGTTCTCTTTGTATTACATTCTAACGAATTCTTGTGATTATTTCTCCAAACTAGAATTTTGTAATGGACGGTGTTGATGGAGATCATCCTATGTCTAGTCATTCTGAGATAGTCTCACCAATACCTTCTCATGTTACCACTTCATTTGCTCGTGGCGAAGGCAATACAAGTAGGTGTCGTAGGGGTCGTCCTAGATTACGTGGACGACCTCCCAATCCGACCCCTGTGGTTACAGCTACAAAACAACGTCGTTACGGTGGGCTTTACTTTTAACCTTTATTTTATATGCGTTGTAAAATACTACCAACCCTCATTTTTTACTAATCGGGGTTTGCATGATAATGATGAACATGTAAACCTTTTGCATTGAAAACACCCTCAAGTTACCTTTTGATTCCTGTGCAGATGATAGTACCAATAGAAATGTGGTACATTATTTTAGTACCACAAATGCACTTGTACAATCTTCCGCAACTTCTACGGTTCTGCAGCCATCTGCACGAATACGTACTCCTCAACAACATGTGACTTCCCGAGCATACGACCATCAAGATGAGAATAGACCCCAAGGTCTTGCACAACACATAATAAATATGAAACGTAACATGAGATTGAGATTTTTTACTTACTCTTGACTCATTTTATAGGACAAATTCAATCGTACTGGGATTGTGGAAATGCAGACCATACATGTGTGCATTGTGGAGCAATGGTTTGGTATGCGGAACGAACTATAAAATCTCTATCTCCACCAATTCCAAGTTTTTCGTTATGTTGTGGAGAAGGGAATGTCAAATTACCACTCCTGCAACATCCTCCTCAACCTTTGCGTAGCCTTCTTGATTACAACGGTGAACCACGGTCTAGGGTGTTTAGAGAAAATATCAAGCTTCTAAATTCGATTTTTTCATTTACCTCGACTGGTGGGAAAATATCTACGGAAttaaatgatggacgtgggcctTATACATATCGTTTAAATGGACACAACCACCATAGAATTGGGACTTTGTTACCTACACATCCCGATTCTCGTCCAAGATTCGCACAATTGTATATTTATGACACGGAAAATGAGATTGACAATCGTTTTTTTGCTTTACGAAATTGTATTTCAGCAAATTCTGACCAAGCAGTACTTCGTACCTTAGTGAGTGACCTGCTGCAGATGCTTGATGAGAATAATGCATTAGTGCAGGCGTTTAGGATGGCAAGGGAAAGGTTTAATGATGCATCAATGCAACCTCTAAGACTTCGTCTGATCAGCACACGAAACAGAGGACAAAGACAATATGACTTGCCTACTGCTTGTGAAGTAGCTGCATTGATCCCAGGTGATGAAAATCCCACTGACTCACGTGATATTATTGTCGAAGAACGTGAAGGTTACACTGCAAAGCGTATATCCGAACTGCACCCAAGTTTTATGCCACTGCAGTATCCTTTGCTATTTCCATACGGAGAAGATGGGTTCCATCTAAATATTCCTCTAAGTGATACAATGGAAACAGGTAGGCGAAAAACTGTTTCGTCAAGAGAATTCTACGGTTACCGTTTACATGTTAGGAGGTATGAGGCTAAGACATTGCACAAAAGTGGTCGATTGTTTCTGACATATGTAGTGGATGCTTATGCTCAAgttcttgaaaatgatttaaactggTATAGAAGAAACCAAAATACCATCCGTTCAGATTTGTATAGCGGTATATGTGATCGTGTTGCTGAAGGTGAATCAACTTGTGAGTCAATTGGGCGACGTGTTATCCTACCAGCGACATTCACCGGTGGGCCTAGATACATGATCCAACAATATCAAGATGCTATGGCAGTTTGTCGTTGGGCCGGGGCTCCAGATCTATTTATCACCATGACATGCAACCCAAAATGGCCAGAAATTACACGACACATTAATGCAACAACACCTGGCATGACACCATCCGACCGACCTGACATTGTTTCACGTGTGTTTAAAATAAAACTCGATGAACTTATTAGAGACATAAAGAAAAGGAATATTTTCGGTCGAGCAAAAGCAGGTTCGTTACTGCCATTTGAATTTTATATACGTCAAATTAAGTCAATATTCCTTTCCTAAATGTAAGATTTTTTTTTCCTGTGTTTTTTGTAGTTATATACCAAATTGAGTTTCAGAAACGAGGACTTCCGCATTGTCACATTTTGCTTTTCCTACATTCGGAAGATAAGATTAGTACAGTACAACATATTGATAAATACATATCTGCTGAGCTTCCCTCGGAATTGGATGACCCAATGGCCTTTGATGTTGTTCGTAAACAAATGATGCACGGACCATGTGGTACGCTTAATCCTTCCAGTTCTTGTATGCATAATGGTATATGTGGTAAAGGGTACCCAAAGACTTACTGTGACCAAACATTCATCAGAAATGATGGATGGCCATGTTATAAAAGGCCTAACAATTCAAGAGTGGTTAAAGTTGGATCTCAAGATATTAAGCTTGATAATCAGTTTGTAGTCCCCTATAACCGTGATCTGTTGGTAAAATATGGTTGCCACATTAACGTTGAGTGGTGTAATCAAGGTATGTTAGTAAAATACCTTTTTGGTTACATAAATAAAGGCCCTGATCGTGTAACTGCGGTTTTGGAAGGTGCTCAAAATAGAACATCATTTGAGTCCTTACTACATAATGAAAACGAGATCGAGGAATACCTAAATTGTCGATATATTTCCTCATCTGAAGCGTGTTGGAAGCTCTTTCAGTTTAATATGAGGTACCGCGACATTCCTGTTGAACGGTTACCTTTTCATGAAGAAGGATGTCAAAGAGTCTATTTTCATGATAATGACCAGCTTCAGGATGTTGCACAACGTCCTACGGCTGCCATGTCAAAGTTTACTGAATGGATGCGTGCGAATGAGAAGTTCCCATGGGGTCGTTCATTCACATACGTGGAGTTTCCAACACATTTTACATGGCATGAAAAGGACAAGAAATGGATGCCACGACAAAGGGGGGAGTGTATTGGCCGCATTTATTATGTGAGTCCTTCTATGGGTGAAAAGTATTACCTACGTATGTTATTAAATGTTGTACGTGGACCATTAAGCTTTAAAGATATCCGTACCGTTGATGGTGTTGAGCATCCGACTTATATGTCTGCTTGCAAAGCGTTAGGCTTATTAGGAGATGATGTTGAGTGGCTTGATTCAATACGTGAAGCTTATCAGTGGCAGTATGGGGATCAACTTCGTGATTTATTTGTCTCGATTCTGTTGTTTTGTACCGTTAGCGATCAAcgacaatttttttttgattGCCTACCTTACTTATCAGAAGATATTCCATACAAGCGCCGTACAGTACTTGGTAATGATAATATAGTATTCACGGACACGGAAATTTGCAACGAGACTTTAATTGAGATTGACAGAATTTTAGTTGGTCATGGTAAATGTCTAGCTGACTTTCCTAATCTACCTCAAGTTCGTTTAACGAATAGAGTTGTTAGTCGATTGATGGCCGCTGAGTTTACATACGACATGCAAGAAGAAGAAGCAATTTTCTCCGATCTACTTCATGGATTGAATGCACAACAGAAGGAGGTATTTGATTATGTAGTTGATTCCGTCAATAATGGGACAGGTGGCGTTGTCTTTGTTTTTGGAAGTGGAGGGACAGGGAAAACGTATTTATGGAAGACACTCATTTCCTGCATCCGTGCACGCCGCGAGATCGTTTTGTCTGTTGCCTCTTCTGGGATTGCTTCTCTTTTACTACCTGGTGGTCGTACCGCGCATTCTCGATTTAAGATTCCTTTAGATATTGataaggattcttgctgcttgaTAGATGTTGAGTCGGATTTAGCCAAGCTTATTAATGATGCTGCACTTATCATATGGGATGAGGCACCATTACAACACCGGTATGCGTTTGAAGCTGTTGACCGCACTTTTAGAGATATTTGTCGGCATCATACCCATGATGCAGACCGTCGAGTTTTTGGCGGTAAGTGTGTGGTTCTTGGAGGTGATTTTCGACAAATTCTTCCAGTAATTCCGCATGCTACTCGTAGTGAGATTGTCGCTTCATCTGTAAATAAGTCTTCAACTATATGGGGTGCGTGTAAGGTGTTTTGTCTAACAATTAATATGCGCTTGCGACATCAAAGTGTTAGCAGTGATGCTCTAATTAAACAACAACAATTCAATAAATGGATTTTAGATATGGGGGCCGGTCGTCTTCGTACAATTTCTGTTGACGAGGAAGATGAGAGCACTTGGATTCGTATACCTCGTGATCTTTTGATCCCTGTTTCAGATAATCCGATGGATGCAGTAGTATCTAATACTTTCCCTGAC
This is a stretch of genomic DNA from Helianthus annuus cultivar XRQ/B chromosome 16, HanXRQr2.0-SUNRISE, whole genome shotgun sequence. It encodes these proteins:
- the LOC110919870 gene encoding uncharacterized protein LOC110919870; translated protein: MDGVDGDHPMSSHSEIVSPIPSHVTTSFARGEANSDQAVLRTLVSDLLQMLDENNALVQAFRMARERFNDASMQPLRLRLISTRNRGQRQYDLPTACEVAALIPGDENPTDSRDIIVEEREGYTAKRISELHPSFMPLQYPLLFPYGEDGFHLNIPLSDTMETGRRKTVSSREFYGYRLHVRRYEAKTLHKSGRLFLTYVVDAYAQVLENDLNWYRRNQNTIRSDLYSGICDRVAEGESTCESIGRRVILPATFTGGPRYMIQQYQDAMAVCRWAGAPDLFITMTCNPKWPEITRHINATTPGMTPSDRPDIVSRVFKIKLDELIRDIKKRNIFGRAKAVIYQIEFQKRGLPHCHILLFLHSEDKISTVQHIDKYISAELPSELDDPMAFDVVRKQMMHGPCGTLNPSSSCMHNGICGKGYPKTYCDQTFIRNDGWPCYKRPNNSRVVKVGSQDIKLDNQFVVPYNRDLLVKYGCHINVEWCNQGMLVKYLFGYINKGPDRVTAVLEGAQNRTSFESLLHNENEIEEYLNCRYISSSEACWKLFQFNMRYRDIPVERLPFHEEGCQRVYFHDNDQLQDVAQRPTAAMSKFTEWMRANEKFPWGRSFTYVEFPTHFTWHEKDKKWMPRQRGECIGRIYYVSPSMGEKYYLRMLLNVVRGPLSFKDIRTVDGVEHPTYMSACKALGLLGDDVEWLDSIREAYQWQYGDQLRDLFVSILLFCTVSDQRQFFFDCLPYLSEDIPYKRRTVLGNDNIVFTDTEICNETLIEIDRILVGHGKCLADFPNLPQVRLTNRVVSRLMAAEFTYDMQEEEAIFSDLLHGLNAQQKEVFDYVVDSVNNGTGGVVFVFGSGGTGKTYLWKTLISCIRARREIVLSVASSGIASLLLPGGRTAHSRFKIPLDIDKDSCCLIDVESDLAKLINDAALIIWDEAPLQHRYAFEAVDRTFRDICRHHTHDADRRVFGGKCVVLGGDFRQILPVIPHATRSEIVASSVNKSSTIWGACKVFCLTINMRLRHQSVSSDALIKQQQFNKWILDMGAGRLRTISVDEEDESTWIRIPRDLLIPVSDNPMDAVVSNTFPDISQKFNDIDYLQERCILSSTNDEVDKINLHVLDKLPGEIHELLSADAICPSTNNFDEIQAMYPTEFLNTLQFSGIPNHVLKLKVGAPIILLRNLNLKKGLCNGTRLVVSQISRRVIEAIIITGTHVGEKAFIGRIDMTPTETCWPFHLRRRQFPFKLCFAMTINKSQGQTFNHVCAYLVKPVFTHGQLYVVASRVTSRDGLRFYIDNNGKCANNLTRNVVYKEVFYNLPLMSRDESV